The stretch of DNA TCAGGTACACTGTACACGATACAACGTCCTTCATGCCGCTGGAATCGGCCTCCAGGATCGCCTTGATGTTTTCAAGTGCGCGGTGTGTCTGCGCCTCAATCCCACCTTCAACAAAAGCGCCGGTTAAAGGATCAAGCCCCAATTGTCCCGCAACAAATATCATTGTGCCTGCAGTGACGGCCTGGCTGTACGGGCCTATCGCTGCCGGAGCGTTGGGCGTGGTGATACTACGGCGGTCACTGTCTTGCGCGGCCAGAGGATGCAGTGTCAACAGCATGAAGAGAACGATGCCTACAAGCCGGATCATTTCATCCTCCGTGGATCTGAATCAATGTGAGTCTGTGACGCGTCCTGGTGAGGGCACAGGACTGCAGGTCAGGGGACAAGCGCGATGCAACTGATTTCCACCAGGCCATCCTTCGGAAGACGTGATACTTCTACTGCCGCGCGGGATGGCGGATTTTCCTGGAAAAACGATGCGTACACTTCGTTCATCGAGGCAAAATCATTCATGTCCTTCAGATATACCGTGCATGAAACGACATCACGGAGGGACGATCCGCTTGCCTGAAGAATGGCCGACAGGTTTTCAAGTACCTGCCGTGTTTGTTCGCTGACAGACGAAGATACGAAGGCGCCTGTGGACGGATCGAATCCGAGCTGCCCCGAAATAAAAACGAACCCGCCGGCCTTCACGGCCTGGCTGTACGGACCGATCGCCTTGGGCGCCTGTTCGGTTGACACGGTTTCACGATTGAGACTCATGGATCGCTCCTCAAGTATGTGCTGTTTCGTTAGCGGACAGTGTACGATGCAGAAAAGAACCCAACCCAATGTTTTAGAGAAAACGGTGCGGTTATTCCCATGCCTGTTTTTGTCAGTGGAAGAACGCCCTCACTGTACGTGTCGGAGTATCGGATCAGCGTGCCATCGAGACTGCGTCCGGTCAATCGCTGGACCAGCCGTTGGACCGTCAGGAGGCCGAACGGCACGGAAAATTTCCCGCACCATCGCACGCTGTTCATCAACTCTGTGAAGCGGCGGA from Ignavibacteriota bacterium encodes:
- a CDS encoding RidA family protein, with product MLLTLHPLAAQDSDRRSITTPNAPAAIGPYSQAVTAGTMIFVAGQLGLDPLTGAFVEGGIEAQTHRALENIKAILEADSSGMKDVVSCTVYLKDLEDFSKMNAVYARFFPAPAPARATIQVARLPKDGLVEISCIAVRQ
- a CDS encoding RidA family protein, with protein sequence MSLNRETVSTEQAPKAIGPYSQAVKAGGFVFISGQLGFDPSTGAFVSSSVSEQTRQVLENLSAILQASGSSLRDVVSCTVYLKDMNDFASMNEVYASFFQENPPSRAAVEVSRLPKDGLVEISCIALVP